In the genome of Chloroflexota bacterium, one region contains:
- a CDS encoding sensor histidine kinase — MAQRFSIISLIVMILGSLGIGWWVGEQIRESVIREAGATTALYIQSFISPALQELGDGQTLTPEHVATLGKLSDTEVQGWQIVSFKVWGTDGRILYASAPSLIGRIFPVEEDLARSLQGNITAEISDLSLEENQLERIDHKRLFEIYIPVFRDHASQVIASAEVYFTPYELEKDIAAAQRRSWAAVGIVMTTVYLLLVGFMFRANRVINRQQSELNNRVSQLTNVLAQNEELYDRVRRATSNATMLNEHFLRRIGAELHDGPAQDISLALLRLDRITGHLADPASKNGSTDSDLATIQRSLQHALQEVRATASGLGLPQIDALSLTDTLARAVHAHEHKTGTSVNLNLNRLPAQVPLPIKIAVYRFIQEALNNAFYHAGGAGQQVTARYNVGLLSVEVCDEGPGFDITKLKNLEHHLGLAGMRDRIESLEGMFRIESAPGQGTRVIARLLLRPEEIKE; from the coding sequence TTGGCTCAAAGATTTTCAATCATCAGCCTGATTGTGATGATTCTGGGGTCGTTAGGAATCGGCTGGTGGGTGGGGGAGCAAATAAGGGAAAGCGTCATTCGAGAGGCGGGGGCCACTACCGCCCTTTATATACAAAGTTTTATCAGCCCAGCCCTTCAGGAACTTGGCGATGGCCAGACCCTGACCCCGGAGCACGTTGCCACACTCGGCAAGCTGTCGGACACTGAAGTGCAGGGTTGGCAAATTGTTTCGTTCAAGGTGTGGGGGACTGACGGTCGCATTCTGTACGCCTCTGCGCCGTCATTAATAGGCCGGATTTTCCCTGTCGAAGAGGACCTGGCCCGCTCTCTTCAAGGTAATATAACTGCTGAAATCAGCGACTTAAGCCTGGAAGAAAACCAACTGGAACGGATTGACCACAAGCGGCTATTCGAGATTTATATCCCCGTCTTCCGCGACCATGCCAGTCAAGTCATCGCCTCTGCTGAGGTTTATTTCACGCCCTATGAGCTTGAGAAAGACATTGCCGCCGCTCAGCGCCGAAGCTGGGCGGCAGTTGGCATTGTGATGACGACCGTCTATCTTCTTCTGGTGGGTTTCATGTTCAGGGCCAACCGCGTCATCAACCGCCAGCAAAGCGAACTGAACAATCGGGTGTCACAGTTGACAAACGTCCTGGCGCAAAATGAAGAGTTATACGACCGGGTGCGCCGCGCCACCAGCAACGCCACTATGCTCAACGAACACTTCCTGCGCCGCATCGGGGCCGAGTTGCACGACGGGCCGGCTCAAGACATCAGCCTGGCCCTCCTGCGCCTCGACCGAATTACCGGACACCTGGCCGACCCTGCCTCCAAAAACGGCTCTACTGATAGCGATTTGGCAACGATCCAGCGTTCCCTGCAACATGCCCTGCAAGAAGTGAGAGCCACTGCCTCCGGCCTGGGCCTGCCGCAGATTGACGCGCTCTCTCTTACCGACACCCTGGCCCGCGCCGTCCACGCCCACGAGCACAAAACCGGCACCAGTGTGAACCTGAACCTGAACCGCCTTCCGGCTCAAGTGCCCCTGCCGATAAAAATTGCGGTGTATCGTTTTATTCAGGAGGCGCTCAACAACGCCTTCTATCATGCCGGCGGGGCGGGTCAGCAGGTGACGGCCAGATACAACGTGGGCCTGCTCAGCGTTGAGGTCTGTGATGAGGGGCCTGGTTTCGACATCACTAAACTCAAGAACCTTGAACACCACTTGGGATTGGCCGGGATGAGAGATAGAATTGAAAGCCTGGAGGGAATGTTCCGGATCGAAAGCGCCCCGGGGCAAGGCACAAGAGTAATCGCCCGCCTCCTGCTTCGTCCGGAAGAAATCAAAGAATGA
- a CDS encoding response regulator transcription factor — MTDKISIVLSDDHPLFREGVASILKEEADFEIVGQAANASEAIRLAQNLIPDVIILDIDMPGSGLSAVEAIAADCPATRIIMLTVSEEEGHVVKALKAGASAYVLKGVGSRELIRIMRDVVAGQSYVTPALAASLLAETKAAKTVTTEKPAANKFDELTEREHQILELVAAGFSNKEIGQRLHLTEKTVKHYMTNILQKLHVRNRVEAALLSQKQ, encoded by the coding sequence ATGACCGACAAGATCAGCATTGTTCTCAGCGACGACCATCCCCTTTTCCGGGAGGGCGTCGCTTCGATTCTCAAAGAAGAGGCTGACTTTGAAATCGTCGGCCAGGCCGCCAACGCCAGTGAAGCAATCCGGTTGGCGCAAAACCTCATACCCGACGTGATCATTCTGGACATTGACATGCCGGGGAGCGGTCTATCTGCCGTTGAAGCCATTGCCGCCGACTGCCCGGCCACCCGGATCATCATGCTCACCGTTTCAGAAGAAGAAGGCCACGTAGTGAAGGCCCTCAAGGCGGGCGCGTCTGCTTATGTGCTCAAAGGGGTCGGGTCGCGTGAGTTGATCCGCATTATGCGTGACGTCGTCGCCGGCCAGAGCTACGTCACGCCGGCTTTAGCCGCCAGCCTCCTGGCCGAAACAAAAGCCGCCAAGACGGTTACAACAGAAAAACCTGCGGCCAACAAGTTTGACGAACTCACCGAACGAGAACATCAAATCCTTGAACTGGTTGCCGCAGGTTTCAGCAACAAAGAGATTGGGCAAAGACTCCACCTGACCGAGAAGACCGTAAAGCACTACATGACCAACATTCTGCAAAAGCTTCACGTCCGCAACCGCGTCGAGGCGGCTCTGCTATCCCAGAAACAATAG
- a CDS encoding phosphoglycerate kinase — translation MNKKTIRDIDLKGKRVLVRVDFNVPLSKAPQADGSYAVTDDTRIRAALPTIQYLMAQGAKLILCSHLGRPKAGPELKSSLASAAKRLGELLGKPAALAPDCVGPEVEKMAAALKAGDVLLLENVRFHAEEEKNDEAFAKQLAALAEVYVNDAFGSAHRAHASTEGVAKFLPAVGGFLMEKELEYLAGAVTNPAHPFVAILGGAKISDKIGVIENLLTKADKILIGGGMANTFFKAQGLEMADSLVEESSLDIAKALMAKAGHKIVLPVDAVLGDKFDEEAASQTVAVAPGVPAGWRILDIGPKTVERFGSELNGAKLVVWNGPMGVFEFPKFAVGTNAVAKLVAESGATTVIGGGESVAAVEGAGLADKMSHISTGGGASLELLEGKVLPGVAALLDK, via the coding sequence ATGAACAAGAAAACAATCCGCGATATTGACTTGAAAGGCAAGCGCGTTCTCGTCCGCGTGGATTTCAACGTGCCGCTCTCAAAAGCGCCGCAGGCAGACGGCAGTTATGCGGTGACAGACGACACGCGCATTCGGGCCGCCCTACCGACGATCCAGTATTTGATGGCGCAGGGAGCAAAGCTGATTTTGTGCTCGCACCTGGGCCGGCCCAAGGCCGGGCCGGAACTTAAATCGTCGCTGGCCTCGGCGGCCAAACGCTTGGGCGAACTGCTGGGCAAGCCTGCCGCCCTCGCGCCTGACTGTGTTGGGCCGGAGGTTGAGAAGATGGCGGCGGCGTTGAAAGCCGGCGATGTGCTTCTACTTGAGAACGTGCGCTTCCATGCCGAAGAAGAAAAGAATGACGAGGCCTTTGCCAAACAACTGGCGGCCCTGGCCGAAGTTTACGTGAACGACGCCTTCGGCTCGGCGCACCGCGCCCATGCTTCAACCGAAGGTGTGGCGAAATTTCTCCCGGCGGTTGGCGGCTTCCTGATGGAAAAGGAATTGGAGTATCTGGCCGGGGCGGTGACAAACCCGGCTCACCCGTTTGTGGCGATTTTGGGCGGGGCAAAAATCTCCGACAAGATCGGCGTCATCGAAAACCTGCTGACGAAGGCCGATAAGATTCTAATCGGCGGCGGGATGGCGAACACGTTTTTCAAAGCCCAGGGTCTCGAGATGGCTGACTCGCTGGTGGAAGAGTCGAGTTTGGATATAGCTAAAGCGTTGATGGCCAAAGCCGGGCACAAGATCGTTTTGCCGGTGGATGCGGTGCTGGGCGACAAGTTCGACGAAGAGGCCGCCTCTCAAACAGTGGCGGTTGCCCCTGGAGTCCCGGCGGGTTGGCGCATTCTCGACATCGGGCCGAAGACGGTCGAACGATTCGGATCAGAACTCAACGGGGCAAAGCTGGTGGTCTGGAACGGACCGATGGGCGTGTTCGAGTTCCCCAAGTTTGCCGTTGGCACGAATGCCGTGGCGAAGCTGGTAGCCGAAAGCGGGGCGACGACGGTGATCGGCGGCGGCGAGTCGGTGGCGGCGGTGGAGGGGGCCGGGCTGGCCGATAAGATGAGCCACATTTCCACCGGCGGCGGCGCAAGTTTGGAACTGTTGGAAGGGAAAGTTCTGCCGGGCGTAGCGGCGTTGCTGGATAAGTGA
- the gap gene encoding type I glyceraldehyde-3-phosphate dehydrogenase, with protein sequence MAKVKVGINGFGRIGRQTLRTINERHPDEIEVVAVNDLFDPATNAHLFKYDSTYGRYPGTVEVVDGALVVDGKTIKVTAERDPGAIKWKEMGVEIVIECTGLFTDANKAKAHIESGGAKKVIISAPAKNEDLTVVLGVNWDKYDPAKHNVISNASCTTNGLAPVAKVLNDKFGIQKGLLTTVHAYTNSQKLQDVGAKDVRDARAAAQNIVPSETGAAKAVGLVIPELKGKFGGMAFRVPTATVSVVDFTAVLDKEVTKEEVRAAMKEYADGAMKGVLEVTDEALVSSDLRGTTASSVFSAMDTLVLGNMVKVVAWYDNEWGYACRVADLVAMVASKL encoded by the coding sequence ATGGCAAAAGTAAAAGTTGGTATCAACGGTTTTGGCCGCATCGGGCGGCAGACCCTGCGGACGATCAACGAACGGCATCCTGACGAGATCGAAGTGGTGGCGGTCAACGACTTGTTTGACCCGGCCACCAACGCCCACCTGTTCAAATACGACTCGACCTATGGCCGCTACCCCGGCACGGTGGAAGTGGTGGACGGGGCGCTGGTGGTGGACGGCAAGACGATCAAAGTGACGGCTGAACGCGATCCCGGCGCGATCAAATGGAAAGAGATGGGCGTGGAAATCGTCATCGAGTGCACCGGCCTCTTCACCGACGCCAACAAGGCCAAAGCCCACATCGAATCGGGCGGGGCGAAGAAGGTCATCATCTCGGCCCCGGCCAAGAACGAAGACCTGACGGTTGTGCTGGGCGTGAACTGGGACAAATACGATCCGGCCAAACACAACGTGATCTCAAATGCCTCTTGCACCACCAACGGCCTGGCTCCGGTGGCCAAAGTGTTGAACGACAAGTTCGGCATCCAGAAGGGCTTGCTGACCACAGTTCATGCTTACACCAACTCGCAAAAATTGCAGGACGTGGGCGCGAAGGACGTTCGCGACGCTCGCGCCGCCGCCCAAAACATTGTGCCGTCGGAGACGGGCGCGGCCAAAGCCGTCGGCCTCGTCATTCCGGAACTCAAAGGCAAGTTTGGCGGCATGGCCTTTCGTGTGCCGACTGCAACCGTCTCGGTCGTGGACTTCACCGCCGTGCTTGACAAAGAGGTGACCAAAGAGGAAGTGCGCGCCGCGATGAAAGAATATGCGGACGGGGCGATGAAAGGAGTGCTGGAGGTGACCGACGAGGCGCTGGTCTCCAGCGACCTGCGCGGCACGACGGCCTCTTCGGTGTTCAGCGCCATGGACACGCTGGTGCTGGGCAACATGGTCAAAGTGGTGGCCTGGTACGACAATGAGTGGGGCTATGCCTGCCGCGTGGCCGACCTGGTGGCGATGGTGGCGAGCAAATTGTAG